In Glandiceps talaboti chromosome 6, keGlaTala1.1, whole genome shotgun sequence, one DNA window encodes the following:
- the LOC144436858 gene encoding uncharacterized protein LOC144436858, with the protein MDAVSVAKSALWTLLFYFLLVYGVGTTCHDGGQNRYSREQLLAVRWDHGDPPKIPPELEEILQSESNQNCHQPHQPLHRRRRGKRGGVKQRLRKRKYNPPLPSILLANVRSLRNKIDELHVNTKYLTEYRDSCLLCFSETWLTDNISNNALQVDGFYGPFRTDRDHDVTGKAIGGGVCIYVNAKWCKEIQVRESICTKDIELLCMSFRPYYLPREFGLIFAVVVYIPPPADTASAAAIIRKVVDRQETLSPDSPKLVLGDFNSCSLSNQLPNYHQYVTCYTRKAKTLDLCYSNIINAYKAIRKSPLSTGDHNAVHLIPTYRQKLKQNKPQTRSVQIWSQQSIEDLQGCLASTDWSVLTENNSLERSTDIITDYLKFCEDMLVEKRIIKTYANNKLWVTSNLKHLLKEKAIAFAEGRVSDGKCLQRKLKQEIRDCKDRYKMKIESQFQSGDLRKAWNGLAVLSGKQEKTNRKTEVVEAKTFANELNDFYCRFDTHNFQQQQENARNIVTSKLEQSDMPQISEMEVSLKLKRINPRKAQGPDNISGRFLRHCHLEVASIFTTLFNWSISTHTIPSLWKTSAISPVPKHNNPTKLNDYRPIALTSIVMKCLESIVLTRITDQVKNLTDPLQFAYRANRSVEDAVIALLHQALSHLEQPKSFVRILFVDFSSAFNTIQPHLMVNKLNAMNVNPNIILWVLDFLTNRRQYVRVNAIGMNNRNPSATVSSMRSTSTGAPQGSVISPVLFTLYTNDLKSTSEKGQMVKYADDTAFGDYSNDEKHFENQVHHLKQWCEDNYLKLNTKKTKEMVIDFSRSRREVKALEINSEVVERVSIYRYLGTLIDDKLTFQQNTDAVYKKCQQRMYLLRKLRSLNIRPDILKAFYSSHIESVVTFSFLSWFGGLTVSNVNKLQTVVNTCTKICGTECKSMKSLYGKRALVKATKITNDPSHASVQYFEMLPSGRRYRILSLRTRRARLSYVPSAIRILNQRM; encoded by the coding sequence ATGGATGCAGTTTCTGTGGCAAAAAGCGCTCTTTGGACCTTGCTGTTCTACTTTCTTCtcgtctatggtgtgggtacaACTTGCCATGATGGTGGGCAAAATAGGTATTCCCGTGAGCAGCTGTTGGCTGTTCGATGGGACCATGGTGATCCGCCAAAAATACCACCTGAATTGGAAGAAATATTACAATCAGAGTCTAACCAAAATTGTCATCAACCACACCAACCTTTACACCGTAGACGACGTGGAAAGAGAGGAGGAGTGAAACAGAGACTTCGTAAACGTAAATACAACCCCCCACTTCCATCTATTTTGTTAGCAAATGTACGCTCACTCAGAAATAAGATAGATGAACTCCATGTAAACACAAAATACCTGACAGAATATCGCGATTCATGTCTATTGTGTTTTAGTGAAACATGGCTGACAGATAATATATCAAACAATGCTCTACAGGTGGACGGGTTTTATGGACCATTCAGGACAGATCGGGATCATGACGTAACAGGGAAAGCCATCGGTGGTGGAGTATGCATCTATGTTAATGCGAAATGGTGTAAAGAAATACAAGTTAGAGAAAGCATCTGCACAAAGGATATTGAACTACTGTGTATGTCATTCAGACCATACTATCTTCCAAGGGAGTTTGGCCTGATATTTGCCGTAGTTGTGTACATCCCACCACCAGCTGATACCGCAAGTGCCGCAGCAATTATTCGTAAAGTAGTTGATCGACAGGAAACCCTGTCACCAGATTCGCCTAAACTAGTGCTAGGAGACTTCAACTCTTGTTCACTATCCAATCAGCTCCCGAACTATCACCAGTATGTCACCTGTTATACTCGTAAAGCAAAAACCCTGGAtctttgttattcaaatatcatCAACGCCTATAAAGCCATCAGGAAGTCACCGCTGAGCACTGGTGATCATAATGCAGTGCACCTGATACCTACCTACCGACAAAAacttaaacaaaacaaaccacaGACTAGGTCAGTTCAGATATGGTCTCAACAATCAATCGAGGATCTTCAAGGATGTCTAGCCAGTACAGATTGGTCAGTTCTCACAGAAAACAACTCCCTTGAAAGATCAACAGATATAATAACAGACTACCTTAAGTTTTGTGAAGACATGCTAGTAGAGAAAAGGATAATAAAAACGTACGCTAATAATAAACTCTGGGTTACGTCTAACTTAAAACACCTGTTGAAGGAGAAAGCAATTGCTTTCGCTGAAGGTAGGGTCTCTGATGGAAAGTGTCTGCAAAGGAAATTAAAACAAGAGATACGCGATTGCAAAGACaggtacaaaatgaaaattgaaagtcAGTTCCAGTCCGGTGATTTGAGGAAAGCATGGAATGGCCTTGCTGTTCTTTCTGGTAAACAGGAAAAAACGAACAGGAAGACGGAAGTGGTAGAAGCAAAGACATTCGCTAATGAACTGAATGATTTCTATTGTCGTTTTGACACACATAACTTCCAACAGCAACAAGAGAATGCTAGAAATATTGTAACAAGTAAATTAGAGCAATCAGATATGCCACAAATATCAGAGATGGAGGTTAGTTTAAAGTTAAAGCGCATTAATCCTAGAAAAGCACAGGGTCCTGATAATATATCTGGTAGATTCCTTCGTCATTGTCATCTAGAAGTGGCTAGTATCTTCACTACACTTTTCAATTGGTCTATATCAACACATACTATTCCAAGTCTGTGGAAAACATCGGCCATTTCACCTGTTCCTAAGCACAACAATCCCACTAAGCTAAACGATTACAGACCAATAGCTCTTACATCCATTGTTATGAAATGTCTCGAAAGTATTGTTTTAACTCGCATTACTGACCAAGTTAAGAATCTTACTGACCCACTTCAATTTGCGTACAGAGCTAACAGATCAGTTGAAGATGCTGTTATAGCCCTATTACATCAAGCCCTTTCCCATCTGGAACAACCCAAGTCTTTTGTCCGTATTCTATTCGTTGACTTTTCATCAGCTTTCAACACCATACAGCCACATCTGATGGTGAACAAGTTAAATGCAATGAATGTAAACCCCAACATAATACTCTGGGTGTTAGATTTTCTAACTAACAGACGGCAATATGTAAGAGTAAATGCAATAGGTATGAATAATCGTAATCCGTCCGCAACAGTGTCTAGTATGCGCAGTACGTCTACTGGCGCACCCCAGGGCTCGGTAATCTCTCCTGTTCTGTTTACTTTGTACACAAATGATCTTAAAAGCACAAGTGAAAAGGGACAGATGGTCAAATATGCTGATGATACAGCATTTGGAGATTACTCAAATGATGAAAAACACTTTGAAAATCAAGTGCACCACTTAAAACAGTGGTGTGAGGACAATTATCTAAAATtaaacacaaagaaaacaaaagaaatggtAATTGACTTTAGTAGATCTAGAAGGGAAGTTAAAGCACTTGAAATTAACTCTGAGGTTGTAGAACGTGTTTCAATATACCGCTACCTAGGAACACTCATTGATGACAAACTTACATTCCAACAGAACACCGATGCTGTATATAAGAAATGCCAACAGCGAATGTACTTACTGCGTAAACTAAGATCACTGAATATTAGACCAGATATATTGAAAGCATTCTACTCTAGCCACATTGAGAGTGTAGTTACCTTTTCGTTTCTAAGCTGGTTTGGAGGGTTGACTGTTTCAAATgttaacaaattacagacagttgtCAATACCTGTACTAAAATATGTGGAACTGAATGTAAAagcatgaaatcattatatggaAAACGAGCACTTGTTAAAGCCACAAAAATTACCAATGACCCTTCCCATGCCTCAGTTCAGTATTTTGAGATGCTTCCCTCGGGTCGCAGGTATCGAATTTTATCCTTGAGAACACGTCGTGCTCGGCTCAGTTACGTACCTTCTGCCATCAGAATACTTAACCAGAGAATGTAA